The Fusobacterium varium sequence ATTTTTCCCCAATTTCTTAATGCTGATGTCCATTTTTTAGTCGCTTCAAAAGTTGCTAAATACAAAGTCTTTAATAGTGCTGTATCGCTTGGAAAAACACTTCTTTGGCTATTTAAACGACGATATACACTGTTTAAACTTTCTATAGCATTAGTTGTATAAATTACCTTTCTTACCTCCATTGAAAATTTAAAAATTGGACTTATTGCATCCCAGTTCTTACTCCAACTTTTCATTGAGTTTGGATATACTTTTTCCCATTTTTCCGTAACATATTCTAAGTTTTT is a genomic window containing:
- a CDS encoding transposase, with protein sequence LCADGLSGMKEAISVAFPKTEYQRCIVHQVRNTLKYVNYKDKKEFAEDLKSIYQAPSEQIALKNLEYVTEKWEKVYPNSMKSWSKNWDAISPIFKFSMEVRKVIYTTNAIESLNSVYRRLNSQRSVFPSDTALLKTLYLATFEATKKWTSALRNWGK